In the Anaerolineae bacterium genome, one interval contains:
- the sucD gene encoding succinate--CoA ligase subunit alpha produces MSILLDAETRVLVQGITGREGRFHTQRMLDYGTKVVAGVVPGRGGEWVHGVPVFDSVREAMVATEAEASVTFVPARFATDAIYEAAFSGIKLIVSVTEGIPVHDVVRLRRFLAERNARLIGPNSPGIVVPGAAKLGIMPGSIHTPGPVGVLSRSSTLTYEIVAALSRFRLGQSTVVGIGGDYVVGTGFVELLELLNDDPDTEEVVLIGEIGGMEEQLAAEYIGSHMSKPVVAYIAGLTAPPRKRIGHPGAIVDRSDSSAQEKIEALRAAGVQVAEHPAQVAELLQAGTREGA; encoded by the coding sequence ATGAGCATCCTTCTGGACGCGGAGACCAGGGTACTGGTGCAGGGGATCACCGGGCGCGAGGGGCGTTTCCACACTCAGCGCATGCTCGACTATGGCACCAAGGTGGTTGCCGGGGTGGTGCCGGGCCGTGGAGGGGAGTGGGTACACGGGGTGCCGGTGTTCGATAGCGTGCGGGAGGCCATGGTGGCCACGGAGGCGGAGGCATCGGTGACGTTCGTGCCGGCGCGCTTCGCGACCGATGCCATTTACGAGGCCGCCTTCTCCGGCATCAAGCTGATCGTGAGCGTGACCGAGGGCATCCCGGTGCATGACGTGGTGCGGTTGCGGCGCTTCCTGGCCGAGCGGAACGCCCGCCTGATAGGGCCGAACTCTCCTGGCATCGTGGTGCCCGGAGCGGCCAAGCTGGGCATCATGCCGGGTAGCATTCACACTCCGGGCCCGGTGGGGGTGCTGTCTCGCAGCAGCACTCTGACGTACGAGATCGTGGCGGCGCTGAGCCGGTTCCGCCTCGGGCAGTCTACCGTAGTGGGGATAGGCGGGGACTACGTGGTGGGCACAGGCTTTGTGGAGCTGCTAGAGCTGCTCAACGATGACCCCGACACCGAGGAGGTGGTGCTGATCGGGGAGATCGGGGGGATGGAGGAGCAGCTGGCGGCAGAGTACATCGGCAGCCACATGAGCAAGCCGGTGGTGGCCTACATCGCCGGCCTGACGGCGCCTCCGCGCAAGCGCATCGGCCATCCCGGGGCGATAGTGGACCGCTCCGATAGCAGCGCGCAGGAGAAGATCGAAGCGCTGCGGGCGGCGGGGGTGCAGGTGGCGGAGCATCCGGCCCAGGTGGCGGAGCTGCTACAGGCCGGAACGAGGGAGGGGGCGTGA
- a CDS encoding sulfatase-like hydrolase/transferase encodes MNHRRPDRPNVVFFFTDQQRWDTTGVHGNPLGLTPNFDRIAREGTHLYHAFTCQPVCAPARSSLQTGLYATNTGVFRNGIGMRVGEDTVARRFNDAGYHTGYIGKWHLAGREHPEAVPEERRGGFQYWLGSELLEFTSEPYRTVMYDNDNRPVRLPGYRVDALTDAAIRYLDEHQHEPFFLTISYLEPHHQNHVDDYPPPDGYRERYTGRWIPPDLQALGGSAAQHLGGYFGMVKRLDEAFGRLLDALKSLDLSDNTIVLFTSDHGSHFKTRNAEYKRSCHDSAVRVPTLLTGPGFRGGGQVREMVSLVDLPPTLLDAAGLEVPERMQGRSIMPLLRREAVDWPEEVFIQISEAQVGRAVRTRRWKYSVVAPDKDPGRDPGSDRYVEDCLYDLEADPYELTNLIHMESHRKVAAVMRERLLRRMVEAGEEWPEIVEAEARPSGQRRVSEEEALQ; translated from the coding sequence ATGAACCATCGGCGCCCGGATCGGCCCAACGTCGTCTTCTTCTTCACCGACCAGCAGCGATGGGATACCACCGGGGTCCACGGCAACCCGCTGGGCCTGACCCCCAACTTCGACCGGATAGCTCGAGAGGGCACGCACCTGTACCACGCCTTCACCTGCCAACCAGTGTGCGCCCCGGCCCGGTCTTCTCTACAGACTGGCCTCTACGCCACCAACACCGGCGTCTTCCGCAACGGCATCGGCATGCGGGTGGGAGAGGACACCGTGGCCCGTCGCTTCAACGACGCCGGCTACCACACCGGCTACATCGGCAAGTGGCACCTGGCGGGCCGGGAGCACCCGGAGGCGGTGCCGGAGGAGCGGCGGGGCGGATTCCAGTACTGGCTGGGCTCGGAGCTGCTGGAGTTCACCTCTGAGCCCTACCGCACCGTCATGTATGACAACGACAATCGGCCGGTGCGGCTGCCCGGCTATCGAGTGGACGCCCTCACCGATGCCGCCATCCGCTACCTGGACGAGCACCAGCACGAGCCCTTCTTCCTCACCATCTCCTACCTGGAGCCCCATCACCAGAACCACGTGGACGACTACCCGCCTCCGGATGGCTACCGGGAGCGCTACACCGGCCGCTGGATCCCGCCCGACCTTCAGGCCCTGGGTGGCTCGGCGGCCCAGCACCTGGGCGGCTACTTCGGCATGGTCAAGCGGCTGGACGAGGCCTTCGGCCGACTGCTTGATGCCCTGAAGAGCCTGGACCTCAGCGACAATACCATTGTCCTCTTCACCTCGGACCACGGCAGCCACTTCAAGACCCGCAACGCCGAGTACAAACGCTCCTGCCACGACAGCGCCGTCCGCGTACCCACTTTGCTGACGGGGCCGGGCTTCCGGGGCGGCGGTCAGGTGCGGGAGATGGTCAGCCTGGTGGACCTGCCCCCCACCCTGCTGGACGCCGCCGGGCTGGAGGTGCCCGAGCGGATGCAGGGCCGCTCCATCATGCCCCTGCTGCGACGGGAAGCGGTGGACTGGCCGGAGGAGGTGTTCATCCAGATCAGCGAGGCTCAGGTGGGCCGGGCCGTCCGCACCAGGCGCTGGAAGTACTCCGTGGTAGCCCCCGACAAGGACCCCGGCCGCGATCCGGGCTCGGACCGTTACGTGGAGGACTGCCTGTACGACCTGGAGGCCGACCCCTACGAGCTCACCAACCTGATCCACATGGAGTCGCACCGGAAGGTGGCGGCGGTGATGCGGGAGCGCCTGCTGCGGCGGATGGTGGAAGCGGGGGAGGAGTGGCCGGAGATAGTGGAGGCGGAGGCGCGGCCAAGCGGCCAGCGACGGGTGAGCGAGGAAGAGGCGCTGCAGTAG